Genomic segment of Nostoc sp. TCL240-02:
GTGTTTACGCAGCAAAGAGCAGAGTTCATATCCGTCTAAATTAGGCATCGAAATATCCAACAAAATGATGTCGGGTTTTGTGTGAACAATCTGCATTAAAGCTTTTAAAGAATCGGTGACTCCCACAACACAAAAGGTTTGCTCATCTAAATAACTTTGAATAGTATTCAACACCGTAGGACTGTCATCAATACAAAAGATTGTGTAAATTTTTTTGTCTACACGAGGTTCAGTAATTCGCTGATCACTATGTTCATTAGTATTAATAGAGTAGACTGGTGTTCTATAACCGTTTGTTCTAAAAGAGTTTGGTCTACTTTTGTTCTTAGATTTTAGCTCATTGATTTTGAACAATTCTGACGAGTGTGATTGAGAAGTTAGCGAAGTCTTACAATCAGCCGCTTCTCGACGTTCGCGCAGCGTGTCGCAGACAGAGGCTACGCCAGCGCTTTGGGGCGTTTGACATCGTTCAACCAGTAAGCGGAGATTCAGATGACAAAACTTTGGCATGTCATCTAGAAAGCTTTCAGGAATAAATTCATAACTCCCCTCTTCTAAGTTTAGAAATGACTCCAGAACTTCTAGCGCCAACTGCTCTATCAGCATCGCCGCTTGAAAGGGACTGATATATTTCTGATTAACTAACCAACAAATAGCCAAATAATCTGGGTTCGGTATTGCCTGATTTTCAATCCCAGTTTCAAATATCGCCCGTAACTGTTCGTGAATTTCACGAGGGAGAGTAGAAATTTGCTGACTCAAGCGTTGCAAATTTCTGTAAAGTGGCTCAAACATTTTCTCTGAGTAGCAGGCATAAATTAGTTTACCTTCATCTACATATATTGACCAAGAGCCTGATGTGCTAAACACCTGCAAACAACCAGTAACAGACTTACCAGTGATTTTTTTCAACAAAGATAAAGGCTGGAGCTTTTGAAAAAATCTGTATCTATTAATCGGAAGTGTCTTCATTGGGATAGCTCTGGAATAAAATTAACATTGCAGGTAAAATTAGTGAATTACCTTTTCGGAATTCACTGCGACTTGGTTGAAAGCACTATCAGATAAATATAGCGGTCACATTTGAGTTAGTACAGAGATTCCACACCCCCCAACTCTTAATTAACCAATCTCTGTTAAGCTAGAAAGCACGAATTACAACTAAACCAATCCATATTATTGCCCAATAGCAAAATGGCCCGACTGGTTGCCAGGATATAGTATTTCAAAAACTAGATTGGTTTTCTGTATCTTTTGCTAATCTAGACAATCTAACAGTAACTCAAGTGCAACAGATAGACTATTGGCTCTCGCCCATCAGTCACAAAAGTATCATAGTTATCCGTATCTAGTAGCCTAAAATTGCAGATACTTTTGTTCTCTTAGAAAAGTTTTTTTTGCCCCTCATGCTCAAGTTTGAAGCAATCAAAATCTCCAGTGCTATAGACGGAAAAGCTCTTCTATCAAGGCTTTTATGGATTAATTCAGCAATGAAGAGCAATGTTTTGGTCGCCATAACTAAAGTTGTCAGGTACTTTTGCTAGAAGTTTATTCTTGAGGGAAACTTCATCAAGAGAAAAAGTATTATTAAAAACTAAGCATTCAAAAAGCCCAATGTCTTACTTAGGTCTTGAGCTTGTAGAGCAACTCTTAGTGTTGGGATTGGGCAAAACTACCAATTGCACAACAAGAATGGGAAACCTCCGACCAAGGATGAGTTAGCTGGCAATTGTCGCCATAATGGTGTGTGGTGAGATGCACAGGCGACCAAACCAGCAGAAGAGAATCTCTTCATAAGTACTGGAAACGGGTTCTAATGTTGTTTAAGGCGAAATATTCACCCGGCACAATTTGAAGTGACAAATTCAAGAACCTACAGCGAAATTCTTGATTAGTAGTACATACCTGCAAAATAGCTATTTCCTAGCTAGATGGTAGATAACAAGTAACGTACTCACTAAAATTTAGATTACTATAATTTTCAAAAAAAGTTAGAAGAAATATCTAAACTTCATGATAAATCAGTAAAGTAACCATGAGAACTAATTAATATTATCTTTCAGTATTTTTTTGCTCTAATATCCGGGAAGATTAAAAATGTACAGTAAAAGATAATTTTGCCTGCTTATTTAATTACACTTAATAGATAACTGAATCATTTTATAATAGCAATTTAACCGAAGAATCTCAAGCTTTAAAAGTCACCAATATAAATAAAAAATTGCCTGCGTAGGCGTAACCCGTCGTAAATATTGCATTCATTAACCCATAAAGTATATGTAGTAAAAAGACGCAAAGAATTTCTTTGCGTCTTTGGTGTGAGATTTATAAGTAAATATTCTCACCGTTATAATTCTCCATCTACTTAAACTTGCTCCCGCCAGCACCAGCTTAAAAGTGTGCCACCAGCCACCAACTTAACTACTTCCAGTACCCAATAACTACCGTGTAGTAAATTCATTGTCGATGGAATAGCAGCCGCTGCTTCAAATAGGTTTAGCTGAACTCCTACGGCGCACATTTGCGGAGTTAAGAAATAAGTGTCAAGCACAGCTATAGTTAGCAGCAGTCCAGATAAAATAATACTGCCAATGCGCCAGTGATATTGGGTTTTACCCAAAGCTAATGCCCCTGTCAGTACTACAGCAGCAGACAATAATTCCATCCGATTGAAGTTCCAAAAAATCGTATAGCCTGCTGTTGTAAAACCAGCTTGACTCATCATGCCAGAAAGATAAAGGCTAGGCATAATTACCCAGTCTAAAACTAAACTAGCACTGAGCCAAAAGCCCAAAGTTAATATTATAGCGGTTTGCCAAATTGGTCGTTTGAATTCAAGGCTAGAAATAGCAGTCATAAAATAATTGCGTGTGTTGTATTTCTTAGTTTCTAACTTCACCAGCAGTTTGACAAGAAATATCAACTAACCTTTACAAAGCGACTTATCTTAATTGATTCTTAATCCAACCCCAAGATTTCTTAAACTTAATTGAGAAATATTAAGATATTTTAAAAAATAATTTAATAGATTTTGATTTTTAATAAATACTCAATTTTTCTTGAGTTTCCAGTCTCTGGTTGGAAACTCAAAAAAGATGATAATTAGTGGTTCGATTTCGTTATTTCTCTTGAAATGTCCAGACACCTTCATCCCAATCTGACTCTGTTGGAGGTGATTGTAACCAATGCTGACAACGTAAAAGATGCAACATAGCAGCTTTATCTTGGTTGTCTGCTGCTAAAACTAGGGCAAATTCAGCCCTAGCACGGTTGAAATCGCGTTTGAGATAATACTCGCGTCCTTTGTGATAATGCTCAATCACTTGCAATTTTTCGCTTTCAATCGGGTTGGAACGTAAACCGAGTAATTCATATATAGCTACTGGCTCATTTCTGCCTTTGACACGAATGTAATCTAGTTCCCTAGCCCATATATGATCTTGGCAGGGTTTAAAAGTGTTATGGCTAATAATAATGTCGCAACCATACTGTTTACTAACACTTTCTAATCGAGAGCCAAGATTAACACCATCACCAATGGCGGTAAATTCCATCCGTTTACTAGAGCCAATATTCCCACTAATCACGGTATCTGAGTTGATACCAATGCCGATTTTAATTCTGGGTTTATCATCTACATAGCGACGTTGATTAAATTCGTGCAGGCGATGGCGCATTTCTAAGGATGTTTGCACTGCCATCCAAGCGTGTTCTTCTAATGCAAGAGGAGAACCAAACACAGCCATAATCGCATCGCCGATGTATTTGTCAAGAGTGCCTTTATGTTTAAAGACTGCCTCCACCATTGATTCAAAGTATTCATTGAGCATACTTACCACTTCTTCTGCTTCCAAATTTTCTGTCAAAGTGGTGTAGCCGCGAATATCAGAAAATAAAATCGAAACTTCTTTGCGATCGCCTCCTAGTTTAGCATCATCTAATTTCAGCAATTCTTCCGCTAATTCCTGGGTCATGTAGCGGTACATGGTACTTTTGAGCCGCTTTTCATCACTGATATCTTCCATCACCACCAGCGCCCCCCGGACTTGCTCGTTGTCGCTGGCATCGGCAATTGTGTTAATGGATAAATTAATACTGTGCTGTTCTGTACCAGTTGTTATGAGTGTACGATCGGGATAATATTGCTGGCGACCTTTTAAGTCAACTGCATGTAAAGCATCTTGGTACCACTTGCTAAAGTCACCTTCTTTGATGCCGATGACATCATTAACTAATTTCCCTTCTAAACGGTCATCTATTCCCAGTCCTAGCAAACGTTGGGCACTTTCATTAGCGGCGATAATTAACCCAGCTTTATCAGTGGAAACCACTCCATTGGAAAGACTACGCAGAATATCTCGTTGCATTTGTTCTTGTTGCTTGACTGTGGCAAACAACTGGGCATTTTGTAGCGCTACTCCCGCTTGAATATTAAAAGCTTCCATGAATTCTTCATCGTTGCGGTCAAAGCTAGCTTGGAAGCAATCGGGAGCTTTGGGCCAATCAGCTGGATTATAAGCGGGAAAATCACCAGTTTTCTTTTTATTTACGAGTTGGGTAACGCCAATCAGTTGTTGATCGGCGTTAAATACTGGCATACAAAGTAAGCTACAGGTACGATAGCCATTTTGCTGATCGAGTTGTTTGGCTGTATCAGAGTCAGGATCGTCGTACAAATCAAAGGCAATATTCAGTTTTTTGCCAGAAGCCGCTACTATACCCGCAAAGCCTTTACCTACAGGGACTCGTAATTCTTTAGTTGAACCATCATCCTGAGTGATTTTCGTCCACAATTCATGGCGCTCGTGGTCTATTAACCATAGTGTACTGCGATCGGCATTCATCAGTTCCTTGGCTTCATCCATCACCCGCTTCAGGGTGTCTTCTAAGTCGAGGCTGCTTTGAGAGAGGGACTTGATGGCCTTCATTAGCGCCGCCACTGCTCTTTGTTTTTGGGTGGCGACATAAAAAGAGCGCGAGGATTCTAAAATTAGGCGAATTGAAGGGGCAAATTCTTGAAATAATTGTTCGTCACAAGAGAGAAAACCTTTGGTATCAACACGTTCGGCAAGGGGAGCGGCGTGATTATTGCCAGATTTTAATTTATTCAGTAATTGTACTACTGCAACTAACTGTCCATGTTCATTTAACAGTGGCAAAGCCAGCATAGTGTAAGTGCGGTAGCCAGTTCTTTTTTCTTGTTCTTGGGCAAAATGCGATCGCGGATCGTAATAAAAATCAAAAGGAATATTGATAACTTGTTTGAAAGTGGCGACTTCCCCAGCAATGCCTTTATCGGCGGGGATACGAATTTCTAAAGAGCGATCGCCTTCCCCCTCAGCTAAAATAGACCAAAGTTCTTGTTTTTCTTCATCCAATAAAAATATCGTTGTCCGGTCTGCCCCCAGTAATTCCCCGGTTTTCAGGGTAATCGAATGTAACATTTCTTGCAGAAGAGTTTCAAACCCCTGAGAATCAAGCATTGATAGGGTTTGATGGACAATCTGTAATTTTTGCTCGACATCTTGAACGACCTGCTTAAAAGTATCCTGAGTCAGGGGAGCAAGAAAGGTAGAAAAATTTCCTTTTCTTGTGGCTAGAGCGCCCACAGGAGCAGAATTTGTTTGTAATTCGAGGTTTTCTTGGTTGTGAACACCAATAATCAAATCGGTGGTTTCCCCATAACTTCCTTGATACACTGACATAACTGGTATTTTATATAGCAGGATGAGATTTTAAATTTAAGAATGCGATGAAATTTATGTAAGTTGTGCTAAAAGCAACAATGCCTTGATATTATCCATAGTTTAATCGCTTGTTTAGCTAGCGTCATCCTGTGAATCAGGGTGGAAGTTAATTATCAACAACCATATCTTGACCAGAACCCCTTCCAACTGACGCATACAGATGATGAATAGAGGGTCAGACCCCTGATTTAAACGATAAAACAATATTGTCTGCATCCCGTAC
This window contains:
- a CDS encoding response regulator codes for the protein MKTLPINRYRFFQKLQPLSLLKKITGKSVTGCLQVFSTSGSWSIYVDEGKLIYACYSEKMFEPLYRNLQRLSQQISTLPREIHEQLRAIFETGIENQAIPNPDYLAICWLVNQKYISPFQAAMLIEQLALEVLESFLNLEEGSYEFIPESFLDDMPKFCHLNLRLLVERCQTPQSAGVASVCDTLRERREAADCKTSLTSQSHSSELFKINELKSKNKSRPNSFRTNGYRTPVYSINTNEHSDQRITEPRVDKKIYTIFCIDDSPTVLNTIQSYLDEQTFCVVGVTDSLKALMQIVHTKPDIILLDISMPNLDGYELCSLLRKHSHFKNTPVILVSEKVGFIDRAKAKMVKASGYLTKPFTQGDLLKVIFKHII
- a CDS encoding adenylate/guanylate cyclase domain-containing protein produces the protein MSVYQGSYGETTDLIIGVHNQENLELQTNSAPVGALATRKGNFSTFLAPLTQDTFKQVVQDVEQKLQIVHQTLSMLDSQGFETLLQEMLHSITLKTGELLGADRTTIFLLDEEKQELWSILAEGEGDRSLEIRIPADKGIAGEVATFKQVINIPFDFYYDPRSHFAQEQEKRTGYRTYTMLALPLLNEHGQLVAVVQLLNKLKSGNNHAAPLAERVDTKGFLSCDEQLFQEFAPSIRLILESSRSFYVATQKQRAVAALMKAIKSLSQSSLDLEDTLKRVMDEAKELMNADRSTLWLIDHERHELWTKITQDDGSTKELRVPVGKGFAGIVAASGKKLNIAFDLYDDPDSDTAKQLDQQNGYRTCSLLCMPVFNADQQLIGVTQLVNKKKTGDFPAYNPADWPKAPDCFQASFDRNDEEFMEAFNIQAGVALQNAQLFATVKQQEQMQRDILRSLSNGVVSTDKAGLIIAANESAQRLLGLGIDDRLEGKLVNDVIGIKEGDFSKWYQDALHAVDLKGRQQYYPDRTLITTGTEQHSINLSINTIADASDNEQVRGALVVMEDISDEKRLKSTMYRYMTQELAEELLKLDDAKLGGDRKEVSILFSDIRGYTTLTENLEAEEVVSMLNEYFESMVEAVFKHKGTLDKYIGDAIMAVFGSPLALEEHAWMAVQTSLEMRHRLHEFNQRRYVDDKPRIKIGIGINSDTVISGNIGSSKRMEFTAIGDGVNLGSRLESVSKQYGCDIIISHNTFKPCQDHIWARELDYIRVKGRNEPVAIYELLGLRSNPIESEKLQVIEHYHKGREYYLKRDFNRARAEFALVLAADNQDKAAMLHLLRCQHWLQSPPTESDWDEGVWTFQEK